From Aegilops tauschii subsp. strangulata cultivar AL8/78 chromosome 5, Aet v6.0, whole genome shotgun sequence:
GCCAGACATCTTCCTCACAATGACATGCAACCCAAACTGGGATGAGATTAGGCAGGAGCTCTACCCTGGCCAGACACCTCAAGATCGTCCAGATCTCGTCGTTCGTGTTTTCAGGGCTAAGTTGGAAGAACTCAAAAATAAGCTACTTAAAAAGGATATCTTGGGCAAGGTGAGGGCTTATGTGTATGTGGTGGAGTTCCAAAAGAGGGGCCTGCCTCATGCGCACTTCCTGCTCATCATGGAGGGCCGATACAAGCTCACATGCCCCGAGCAGTATGATCGCCTTATCTCAGCCGAACTCCCCAACAAGAAGAAGTACCCAGAACTGTACAAGTTGGTCGTGAAACATATGATGCATGGACCTTGTGGTGCTTTGAATTTGAATCCTGAATGCCCTTGCACAAAGGGTCGTCCTTCTTGCAAGAATCACTATCCGCGGCCTTTCCACGCGGCTACCTTACAAGGCAAGGACTCCTACCCGCTATACAAACGACGTGAAGACGGATGTAAAGCAATGGTTCGAAAGGAATGGCTAGATAATAGGTGGGTTGTCCCATACAACCCACACCTCTTGCGCTACTTCAACTGTCACATCAATGTTGAGGCATGCGGCAGCATAAAAGCCGTTAAATACCTGTTCAAATACATATACAAGGGCCATGATCGAGCATCTATTGTTGTAAGTGAGGCTGAcaaaaatggagacatagatgaGATCAAACAGTATAGAGATGCTAGGTGGGTGACTCCTCCAAAAGCATTGTGGAGGATATATGGATTTGAATTGAGTAAGAACTCACCACCCGTGAAGCAGCTACAACTCCATTTGCCAAACATGCACATGGTGTCATTCCAAGCGGCCCAAAATATTGAACGAGTAGTTAACCATGAAGGTGTTGAGAAGTCAATGCTTACGGAGTATTTTGAGGCAAACAGGTTACATGAGGATGCTCGTTCTATCTTGTACAGGGACTTCCCCGAGTGGTACACCTGGCAGAAAAGTCAGAATAATAAATATTGGAGAAAAAGGGTACGAGATACCGGTGGACAAATTGGAAGAATTGTGTCCGCTCATCCTGCCGAGGGGGAACGCTATTACTTGCGGGTCCTCCTAAACCATGTCACTGGCGCCACCTCTTATGAGGACCTAAGGACAGTTAATGGTGAGATCCTACCAACCTTTCGTGAAGCTGCCGAGAGAAGGGGATTGATCGAAGGAGACAACACACTGGATGAGTCCCTCACTGAATCCACATTATATGAGATGCCATCATCTCTACGGTGGCTCTTTGCAACGATACTGGTTTTTTGTGAGCCAAGCGATGTGCGCGGACTCTGGGAGAAGCACCTGGATGCAATGTCAGAAGACTATCGTCGTAGCAATCCATCCAAAGTTGCAGCTGAGCAATTGGTTCTAATAGATATCAGGAATATGCTACAATCAATGGGCAAGGAGATAGAGTCATTCCCTCTTCCCGATATCCAGGAAGAATATGACACTTCCATCGGTGTGACAAGGGAGATCTTCGAGGAATCCACCATAGAGCTCAATGTTGAGGACACATATCTATCAGATTCACTTAATTCAGATCAGAGGGCCGCATACGATGAAATTATGTCTGCTATTGATTGTGATGAGGGTGGTGTCTTCTTTGTGGATGGGCCTGGAGGCACCGGAAAGACTTTTTTGTACAGAGCACTACTCGCAATGGTACGTGGGCAGAAAAAAATTGCTATAGCGACAGCTACGTCCAGTGTTGCTGCTTCCATAATGCCAGGAGGGAGAACAGCTCATTCACGGTTCAAGATACCGTTAGGCATTGATGATGGTGGGTGTTGTAGCTTTACAAAATAGAGCGGGACTGCAAAGCTCCTACAGACAGCTTCTCTCATTATTTGGGATGAGGCTTCCATGACAAAGAGGCAGGCAGTGGAGGCGTTGGACAACAGTATGCGCGACGTGATGAGCCGACCAGACCTGCCGTTCGGAGGAAAGACAGTTGTGTTCGGTGGAGATTTCAGACAGGTCCTCACTGTTGTCCGTAAGGGGTCTAGGGCTCAGATAATTAATTCATCGCTGCGTAGGTCTTACCTTTGGGATTCCATGCGTCACCTTAAGTTGGTACGCAATATGAGGGCACATAGTGACCCATGGTTTGCAGAATATCTATTGCGCATTGGTGATGGTAAGGAGGTGACAAATCGAGATGGCGAGGTCCGCCTTCCAGACGAGATATGTGTGTCAAGAACTGGGAAGGACACTGACCTTGATACACTGATAGACAATACTTTTCCTAGCCTCGATGCTAACACGTCAGGCCCAGACTACATCACCTCCAGAGCAATCTTGTCGACACGGAATGATTCCGTGGATAGGATTAATTTGAAGATGATCAGTCGATTCCAAGGAGATGAGATGGTGTACCATAGTTTTGATTGTGCGGTTGACGACCCTCATAACTACTATCCTCCTGAATTCCTTAACACATTGACCCCTAATGGGCTGCCCCCGCATGTGTTGAAGCTCAAGATTAACTGCCCTGTCATATTGCTCAGGAACATTGACCCCGCGAACGGACTTTGCAATGGCACGAGGCTGGTGGTTCGAGGATTCCAAAGGAATGTCATCGATGCAGAAATTGTCCTTGGCCAACATGCTGGAAAAAG
This genomic window contains:
- the LOC120964576 gene encoding uncharacterized protein, translating into MESNKKEALLKRQREAYQKTKSSTEKVNDTRANDRERYAHMDNNKKDALLESKREAYQQTKSSTEKMESKRANDRERYAKSTSPLCEPSEIHLAPNNDVNASLDQHPTMTVEGVNGFELPAQSVLVNNENTSPITCDGDGVILEDDSEDEEGYMFAGMEEDNDEDVKMEDVDDDDDTTSISIVPDPYDMVYSKLPTNTHKLKSVEDCKHCYAKKFERESMGFCCRKGKIKLANPNTPPELMRLWTSADSDSRGELGWHTDIPKEGVPYEAVMAARAARLARGHNNRSSNPSISDNADDDEASGGRLCVSMRDYYCYKFQMHPGIFNPILFGKRLFQQFAVDTYIKIENSRLDYIWGHQDKIRADLYQGLVDSLHAVRRYGKPDIFLTMTCNPNWDEIRQELYPGQTPQDRPDLVVRVFRAKLEELKNKLLKKDILGKVRAYVYVVEFQKRGLPHAHFLLIMEGRYKLTCPEQYDRLISAELPNKKKYPELYKLVVKHMMHGPCGALNLNPECPCTKGRPSCKNHYPRPFHAATLQGKDSYPLYKRREDGCKAMVRKEWLDNRWVVPYNPHLLRYFNCHINVEACGSIKAVKYLFKYIYKGHDRASIVVSEADKNGDIDEIKQYRDARWVTPPKALWRIYGFELSKNSPPVKQLQLHLPNMHMVSFQAAQNIERVVNHEGVEKSMLTEYFEANRLHEDARSILYRDFPEWYTWQKSQNNKYWRKRVRDTGGQIGRIVSAHPAEGERYYLRVLLNHVTGATSYEDLRTVNGEILPTFREAAERRGLIEGDNTLDESLTESTLYEMPSSLRWLFATILVFCEPSDVRGLWEKHLDAMSEDYRRSNPSKVAAEQLVLIDIRNMLQSMGKEIESFPLPDIQEEYDTSIGVTREIFEESTIELNVEDTYLSDSLNSDQRAAYDEIMSAIDCDEGGVFFVDGPGGTGKTFLYRALLAMSGTAKLLQTASLIIWDEASMTKRQAVEALDNSMRDVMSRPDLPFGGKTVVFGGDFRQVLTVVQYLLRIGDGKEVTNRDGEVRLPDEICVSRTGKDTDLDTLIDNTFPSLDANTSGPDYITSRAILSTRNDSVDRINLKMISRFQGDEMVYHSFDCAVDDPHNYYPPEFLNTLTPNGLPPHVLKLKINCPVILLRNIDPANGLCNGTRLVVRGFQRNVIDAEIVLGQHAGKRIFLPRIPLCPSDDEMFPFQFKRKQFPIRLSFAMTVNKAQGQTIPNVTSVLESFVLITCILLSCVTERNRTSSWKRTCIRWGNDGSRDGLTGVKHFKAVLSVTLRYGRRCLCAPLAMSVAPAEMDLNEIKENACAINFTERKEYIMSFPSKTKLVNIHDTTLTRRDLECLLEDEIWVESEVS